The Tigriopus californicus strain San Diego chromosome 5, Tcal_SD_v2.1, whole genome shotgun sequence genome includes a region encoding these proteins:
- the LOC131880392 gene encoding phosrestin-1-like — MAPSMKIFKKSSPNGRLYLFLGKREYVSCDGVIEDIKGVANLPEFKDFLKGKFVFASLICNFRHGREEDEVMGVSFQKELVVDRIQVYPPPDKSEEKDKLQSKLIQKLGDSAFPFVLNFPKTAPNSVLIKGEEGDASNMGVSYDVKLHVADNSEDFKGVKKASVAMGIRKVQWSPINDKQRSPTATADKGFLCSKGKIVLECTLDREIFYHGEEIPVHVSVHNNSKKSVKTIRCSINQHCELTMVGAQYSCKVARLETKDGCPLGPGASLNRTFTMKPLAQMCAHERGLALDAALSKVRDETNLASSSIAETGDSNDLLGVIVSYSVKVKIILSGMGGDLEVDLPFKLTMPRPDSEEADKLEELKKVTNEENIRTNKRRMKFQAQDSVLVDTFGGSQEE, encoded by the exons atggCGCCTAGCATGAAGATCTTCAAGAAGAGTTCTCCCAATG GTCGACTCTATCTCTTTCTGGGGAAACGGGAATACGTCTCTTGTGATGGAGTCATCGAGGATATCAAGGGTGTGGCCAATCTGCCCGAGTTCAAGGACTTCTTGAAAG GAAAATTCGTGTTTGCCAGCCTCATTTGCAACTTCAGACATGGGCGTGAAGAGGACGAAGTCATGGGCGTGTCCTTCCAGAAGGAATTGGTCGTGGACCGGATCCAAGTGTACCCACCACCCGACAAATCCGAGGAGAAGGATAAGCTTCAG AGCAAACTTATCCAAAAACTGGGCGATTCAGCGTTCCCATTTGTGCTGAACTTTCCGAAAACCGCTCCCAATTCGGTGTTGATCAAGGGCGAGGAAGGCGATGCTTCCAATATGGGAGTGAGCTACGACGTCAAACTTCACGTGGCTGACAACTCTGAAGACTTTAAAGGGGTTAAGAAGGCCAGTGTGGCCATGGGAATTCGGAAG GTTCAATGGTCGCCCATCAACGACAAGCAACGCTCTCCTACGGCCACAGCAGATAAAGGTTTCCTGTGCTCCAAGGGCAAGATTGTCCTGGAATGTACTTTAGATCGAGAGATATTTTACCATGGAGAGGAGATACCTGTTCACGTGTCGGTCCACAACAACTCCAAGAAGTCCGTGAAGACCATCCGG TGCAGCATCAATCAACACTGCGAGTTAACCATGGTCGGGGCCCAATACAGTTGCAAAGTGGCTCGTTTGGAGACCAAGGATGGATGTCCCCTTGGACCAGGAGCTTCCCTCAATCGCACGTTCACAATGAAGCCATTGGCCCAGATGTGTGCCCATGAGCGAGGCCTGGCTTTGGACGCAGCTTTGAGTAAG GTCCGTGACGAGACAAATTTGGCAAGCTCCTCAATCGCCGAGACCGGCGACTCGAATGACCTTTTGGGCGTAATTGTGTCCTACTCTGTCAAAGTGAAGATCATCTTGTCTGGAATGGGAGGAGATTTGGAAGTGGATCTGCCCTTCAAGTTGACCATGCCTAGACCAG ATTCTGAGGAAGCCGATAAACTGGAGGAACTGAAGAAAGTGACCAACGAGGAGAACATTCGAACCAACAAGCGACGCATGAAGTTCCAAGCACAGGATTCGGTCCTGGTGGACACCTTCGGTGGCAGTCAGGAGGAATAG